The following proteins are co-located in the Labrys monachus genome:
- a CDS encoding sugar ABC transporter ATP-binding protein has product MAMEPTVSGGGDGGALPVPAIEARAITKAFLGTCALDGVDFAVAPGEIHGLVGKNGAGKSTFMKILSGAQPPDSGQIVVGGQAFRALNPADGRAAGIAVVYQNAELHLDLSVAANIFLGAEPRTRLGLLDDRAMARKASALLARLGLSLPVGTRLGDLDIAHRQQVAIAKAVREEARVLLLDEPTAALNKSQADFLFRLIRSLARQGMAIVYVSHHLDEVLAISDRITILRNGRKVAVVEGKTSDKDGLIAMIVGRSFGAVETHRAPAPHADPFLTLAHVSLAGRLDDVSLSVGRGEIVGLTGLVGGGANALAAVIAGIDRADGAMTLGGEPYAPRSIRAAVARGVQFIPEDMRGRGLVMPLSVAKNISLAALPKLARAWCLNLAKEHQAALAMAERLDLNPRAPDREVRFLSGGNQRKSLLGRAIFADARLFVLEEPTQGVDVESQRQIHDHLRHLADRGASVVFVSTDLEELIALADRIVVLRGGRIDQELVPAGLRPEHLLAAIQTQSTGSPH; this is encoded by the coding sequence ATGGCGATGGAACCGACGGTGTCGGGCGGCGGCGATGGGGGAGCCCTGCCGGTGCCCGCGATCGAAGCGCGGGCCATCACCAAGGCGTTCCTCGGCACCTGCGCGCTCGACGGCGTCGACTTCGCCGTGGCGCCCGGCGAGATCCATGGCCTCGTCGGCAAGAACGGGGCGGGCAAGTCGACCTTCATGAAGATCCTGTCGGGGGCCCAGCCGCCCGATTCGGGGCAGATCGTCGTCGGAGGCCAGGCCTTCCGCGCCCTCAATCCGGCGGATGGCCGTGCAGCCGGCATCGCCGTCGTCTACCAGAATGCGGAATTGCATCTCGACCTCTCGGTCGCCGCCAACATCTTCCTGGGCGCCGAACCCCGCACCCGGCTCGGCCTGCTCGACGACCGCGCGATGGCCCGCAAGGCCTCGGCGCTGCTGGCGCGGCTCGGCCTCTCCCTGCCCGTCGGCACCCGCCTCGGCGATCTCGACATCGCGCATCGCCAGCAGGTCGCCATCGCCAAGGCGGTGAGGGAGGAGGCCCGGGTCCTGCTGCTCGACGAGCCGACGGCGGCGCTCAACAAGAGCCAGGCGGACTTCCTGTTCCGGCTGATCCGCAGCCTCGCACGGCAGGGCATGGCGATCGTCTATGTCTCCCACCATCTCGACGAAGTCCTCGCCATCTCCGACCGGATCACCATCCTGCGGAACGGCCGCAAGGTGGCGGTGGTCGAGGGGAAGACGTCCGACAAGGACGGCCTGATCGCCATGATCGTCGGCCGCAGCTTCGGTGCCGTCGAGACCCATCGGGCGCCCGCCCCGCATGCCGATCCCTTCCTCACGCTCGCCCATGTGTCGCTGGCCGGCCGGCTCGACGATGTCTCGCTCTCCGTCGGCCGGGGCGAGATCGTCGGCCTGACCGGCCTCGTCGGCGGCGGCGCCAACGCGCTCGCGGCGGTCATCGCGGGGATCGACCGGGCGGACGGCGCGATGACGCTCGGCGGCGAGCCCTATGCCCCGCGTTCGATCCGCGCCGCGGTCGCCCGCGGCGTCCAGTTCATTCCCGAGGACATGCGGGGCAGGGGCCTGGTGATGCCGCTCTCCGTCGCCAAGAACATCTCCCTCGCCGCGCTTCCCAAGCTCGCCCGCGCCTGGTGCCTCAACCTCGCCAAGGAGCACCAGGCGGCGCTCGCCATGGCCGAGCGGCTCGACCTCAACCCGCGCGCCCCGGACCGGGAGGTGCGCTTTCTCAGCGGCGGCAACCAGCGCAAATCCCTGCTCGGACGGGCGATCTTCGCCGATGCCCGGCTGTTCGTGCTGGAGGAGCCGACGCAGGGGGTCGACGTCGAGTCGCAGCGCCAGATCCATGACCATCTGCGCCATCTCGCCGACAGGGGCGCGAGCGTCGTCTTCGTCTCGACCGACCTGGAGGAACTCATCGCCCTGGCCGACCGCATCGTCGTGCTGCGCGGCGGGCGCATCGACCAGGAACTCGTGCCGGCCGGGCTGAGGCCCGAACATCTGCTGGCCGCCATCCAGACCCAGAGCACCGGGAGTCCGCACTGA
- the hpnA gene encoding hopanoid-associated sugar epimerase — MLVTGAGGFVGSAVARLLAGEGWRIRTVMRAAAPRRNVADLDCEIVVGDLRDAGTVTQAMQGVEGVFHVAADYRLWARDPDEIRRNNMAMTQNVMRAALAAGVGRVIYTSSVAAIEPPAGTTDIRPSDETRPLDEARAIGAYKRSKVAAERLVEAMVRDEGLPAVIVSPSTPIGPRDVRPTPTGRIVVEAASGRMPAFVDTGLNLVHVDDVAAGHLAAYRQGRIGERYILGGQDVPLRQMLAEIAALTGRRPPRMRLAPGMVMPLAVAAEAFARISGREPFVSVDALRMSRHMMYYSSAKAERELGYRARPHGEALADAISWFRSAGYIR, encoded by the coding sequence ATGCTCGTGACGGGGGCCGGCGGCTTCGTCGGATCCGCGGTTGCCCGCCTCCTCGCCGGGGAGGGCTGGCGCATCCGCACGGTCATGCGCGCCGCGGCGCCGCGCCGCAACGTCGCCGATCTGGACTGCGAGATCGTGGTCGGCGACCTCAGGGACGCCGGCACCGTCACGCAGGCGATGCAGGGCGTCGAGGGCGTCTTCCACGTCGCGGCGGACTACCGGCTCTGGGCCCGGGACCCCGACGAGATTCGCCGCAACAACATGGCGATGACGCAGAACGTCATGCGCGCCGCCCTCGCAGCCGGGGTCGGACGCGTGATCTACACGTCCAGCGTCGCGGCGATCGAGCCGCCGGCCGGGACGACGGACATCCGGCCGAGCGACGAGACGAGACCGCTCGACGAGGCCAGGGCGATCGGCGCCTACAAGCGCAGCAAGGTCGCCGCCGAGCGCCTCGTCGAAGCCATGGTGCGGGACGAAGGCCTGCCGGCTGTCATCGTCAGCCCGTCGACGCCGATCGGCCCGCGCGACGTCCGGCCGACCCCGACCGGCCGCATCGTGGTCGAGGCGGCATCGGGACGGATGCCGGCCTTCGTCGATACCGGCCTCAACCTCGTCCATGTCGACGACGTCGCGGCCGGCCACCTCGCGGCCTACAGGCAGGGCCGGATCGGCGAGCGCTACATCCTCGGCGGCCAGGACGTGCCGTTGCGACAGATGCTCGCGGAGATCGCGGCGCTGACCGGCCGCCGGCCGCCCCGCATGCGGCTGGCGCCGGGCATGGTGATGCCGCTCGCCGTCGCCGCCGAGGCTTTCGCGCGGATCAGCGGGCGAGAACCGTTCGTCAGCGTCGACGCCCTCCGGATGTCGCGCCACATGATGTATTATTCCTCGGCCAAGGCGGAGCGGGAACTCGGCTATCGCGCCCGTCCCCACGGCGAGGCCCTGGCGGATGCGATCTCCTGGTTCCGGTCGGCGGGTTATATTCGATGA
- a CDS encoding glycosyltransferase, which yields MPLLLALASAAVWVGLIALRGGFWLSSVRDEPSAGPAPAQWPPVVAVVPARNEADVVAHAVGSLLAQDYPGQLRVVLVDDNSDDGTAEQAMAAAEAAGGGARLSVLSGQPLPRGWTGKLWALSQGVEAAGRSEPSYLWLSDADIVYTPDTLRSMVTRAEAGGLAAVSLMARLRCESPAERMLIPAFIFFFQMLYPFAWVNRPAAATAAAAGGCVLVRSDALAGIGGIGAIRGALIDDCTLAARLKGKGGRIWLGLTNRARSIRVYDRFDDIRRMVARSAYAQLGYSPLTLLGTVLGMALVYVAPPAIALFGPSPARYVALATWIAMALAFVPTLRFYRVSWLWGPFLPVISACYMGFTCDSAIQHIAGRGGLWKGRVQAPRDA from the coding sequence GTGCCCCTGCTCCTTGCCCTCGCCAGCGCCGCCGTCTGGGTCGGCCTCATCGCCCTGCGCGGCGGCTTCTGGCTGTCGTCCGTCCGCGACGAGCCTTCTGCCGGCCCGGCACCGGCGCAGTGGCCGCCGGTCGTCGCGGTGGTGCCGGCCCGCAACGAGGCCGACGTCGTCGCGCACGCCGTCGGCTCCCTGCTGGCGCAGGACTATCCGGGACAGCTGCGCGTCGTGCTGGTCGACGACAACAGCGACGACGGCACCGCGGAGCAGGCCATGGCGGCGGCGGAGGCCGCGGGCGGCGGCGCACGTCTTTCTGTCCTGTCCGGCCAGCCGCTGCCGCGCGGCTGGACCGGCAAGCTCTGGGCTCTCAGCCAGGGCGTCGAGGCGGCCGGCCGCAGCGAGCCCTCCTATCTGTGGCTGAGCGACGCCGACATCGTCTACACCCCCGATACGCTGCGCTCGATGGTGACGCGCGCCGAGGCGGGCGGGCTCGCGGCCGTCTCGCTGATGGCGCGGCTGCGCTGCGAGAGCCCGGCGGAGCGAATGCTGATTCCCGCCTTCATCTTCTTCTTCCAGATGCTCTACCCCTTCGCCTGGGTGAACCGTCCCGCCGCGGCGACGGCCGCGGCGGCGGGCGGCTGCGTCCTCGTCCGCAGCGACGCGCTGGCCGGCATCGGCGGCATCGGCGCCATTCGCGGCGCCCTCATCGACGACTGCACCCTGGCCGCCCGCCTCAAGGGCAAGGGCGGCCGGATCTGGCTCGGGCTGACGAACCGGGCGAGGAGCATCCGCGTCTATGACCGCTTCGACGACATCCGCCGCATGGTGGCGCGCTCGGCCTATGCCCAGCTCGGCTACTCACCGCTGACCCTGCTCGGCACCGTGCTCGGCATGGCGCTCGTTTATGTCGCACCACCCGCAATCGCCTTGTTCGGTCCCTCCCCGGCCCGCTATGTTGCGCTGGCGACCTGGATCGCGATGGCGCTTGCCTTCGTGCCGACGCTCCGTTTCTATAGAGTTTCCTGGCTGTGGGGCCCGTTTTTGCCTGTCATCTCCGCCTGCTACATGGGTTTCACCTGCGACTCGGCCATCCAGCACATCGCCGGCCGCGGCGGATTGTGGAAGGGGCGCGTGCAGGCGCCGCGGGACGCATGA
- the dxs gene encoding 1-deoxy-D-xylulose-5-phosphate synthase, with product MPQPSTPLLDTIRIPSDLRSLPEDKLRQVADELRAEMIDAVSVTGGHLGAGLGVVELTVALHAVFDTPADRVIWDVGHQAYPHKILTGRRDRIRTLRQPGGLSGFTRRSESEYDPFGAAHSSTSISAGLGMAAARDLKGGRNNVICVIGDGAMSAGMAYEAMNNAGALGSRLIVILNDNDMSIAPPVGAMSAYLARLVSGGTYKNLRDFGKMLAQKLPRFFYDKARRTEEFARGLLTGGTLFEELGFYYVGPIDGHNLDHLMPVLKNVRDQAEGPILVHVVTQKGKGYGPAEASADKYHGVVKFDVITGTQVKAKANAPAYTRVFAEALVKEAERDERVVAVTAAMPSGTGLDLFGQAFPQRLYDVGIAEQHAVTFSAGLAAEGYKPFCAIYSTFLQRAYDQVVHDVAIQNLAVRFPIDRAGLVGADGATHAGAFDVAYLGCLPNMVVMAAADEAELVHMVATAAAHDAGPIAFRYPRGEGVGVEMPEQGVPLAIGRGRVLREGSHIALLSLGTRLAECLKAAEDLAAFGLSATVADARFAKPLDQDLVLRLAREHEVLLTVEEGSVGGFGSFVAQCLADAGAFDRGLKFRSLVLPDLFLDHDKPETLYARAGLDAAGIVAKVLAVLGRDTLSGAKRA from the coding sequence TTGCCCCAGCCTTCGACGCCGTTGTTGGATACGATCCGTATACCGTCCGATCTACGTTCTCTGCCGGAGGACAAGCTCCGGCAGGTTGCGGACGAGTTGCGGGCGGAGATGATCGACGCGGTGTCGGTGACGGGCGGTCATCTGGGTGCGGGGCTGGGGGTGGTGGAGCTGACGGTGGCGCTGCATGCGGTGTTCGACACGCCGGCGGACCGTGTGATCTGGGATGTCGGGCACCAGGCCTATCCGCACAAGATCCTCACGGGCCGGCGGGACCGGATCCGGACGCTGCGCCAGCCCGGGGGCCTTTCGGGTTTCACGCGGCGCAGCGAGAGCGAATACGACCCGTTCGGGGCGGCGCATTCCTCGACGTCGATCTCGGCGGGGCTGGGGATGGCGGCGGCGCGGGACCTGAAGGGCGGGCGGAACAATGTGATCTGCGTGATCGGCGACGGGGCGATGTCGGCGGGCATGGCCTATGAGGCGATGAACAATGCGGGGGCGCTGGGGTCGCGGCTGATCGTGATCCTGAACGACAACGACATGTCGATCGCCCCGCCGGTGGGGGCGATGTCGGCCTATCTGGCGCGCCTGGTGTCGGGGGGCACGTACAAGAACCTGCGCGATTTCGGCAAGATGCTGGCGCAGAAGCTGCCGCGCTTCTTCTACGACAAGGCGCGGCGGACGGAGGAGTTCGCGCGGGGGCTGCTGACGGGGGGCACGCTGTTCGAGGAGCTCGGCTTTTATTATGTCGGGCCGATCGACGGGCACAATCTCGACCATCTCATGCCGGTTTTGAAGAATGTGCGCGACCAGGCGGAGGGGCCGATCCTGGTGCATGTGGTGACGCAGAAGGGCAAGGGCTACGGCCCGGCGGAGGCGTCGGCGGACAAGTATCACGGGGTGGTGAAGTTCGACGTGATCACGGGGACGCAGGTGAAGGCGAAGGCGAATGCGCCGGCCTATACGCGTGTGTTCGCCGAGGCGCTGGTGAAGGAGGCGGAGCGGGACGAGCGGGTGGTGGCGGTGACGGCGGCGATGCCGTCGGGGACGGGGCTGGATTTGTTCGGCCAGGCCTTCCCGCAGCGTCTTTACGATGTGGGGATCGCCGAGCAGCATGCGGTGACGTTTTCGGCGGGGCTTGCGGCGGAGGGCTACAAGCCGTTCTGCGCGATCTATTCGACCTTCCTGCAGCGGGCCTATGACCAGGTGGTGCACGACGTGGCGATCCAGAACTTGGCCGTCCGGTTCCCGATCGACCGGGCGGGGCTGGTGGGGGCGGACGGAGCGACGCATGCCGGGGCGTTCGACGTGGCGTATCTGGGCTGCCTGCCGAACATGGTGGTGATGGCGGCGGCGGACGAGGCGGAATTGGTTCACATGGTGGCGACGGCGGCGGCGCATGACGCGGGGCCGATCGCGTTCCGCTACCCGCGCGGGGAGGGCGTGGGGGTGGAGATGCCGGAGCAGGGCGTGCCCTTGGCGATCGGGCGGGGGCGGGTGCTGCGCGAGGGCAGCCATATCGCGCTGTTGTCGCTGGGGACGCGGCTGGCCGAATGCCTGAAGGCGGCGGAGGACCTGGCGGCGTTCGGACTGTCGGCGACGGTGGCGGATGCGCGCTTCGCCAAGCCGCTGGACCAGGATCTGGTGCTGCGGCTGGCGCGCGAGCATGAGGTGCTGCTGACGGTGGAGGAAGGCTCGGTGGGCGGCTTCGGCTCGTTCGTGGCGCAGTGCCTGGCCGATGCGGGCGCCTTCGACCGCGGGCTGAAGTTCCGCTCGCTGGTGCTGCCGGACCTGTTCCTCGACCACGACAAGCCCGAGACGCTCTATGCCCGCGCCGGCCTCGACGCCGCCGGCATCGTCGCCAAGGTCCTCGCCGTCCTCGGACGCGACACGCTTTCCGGCGCCAAACGGGCGTGA
- a CDS encoding sugar ABC transporter substrate-binding protein, translating into MKKSTMALAAVALGALIAPTFAQAAEKTIAFMRGGPDPYYQYGMNAAQAAADKLGVKLVTYTANNDPTQELANVQDAITKGVDGILIYAVSLSSEKAAIAQAQRAGVPIFFQYGYDPSLLKNAAGFMEINLFKFGEPVGEALGKQVPDGEVAIVTGKLGRGDAEAFANSFKDGLKAVGSKASVVAEVAADWDRQKALDATAQILTAHPDVKAIYAANDDMAVGVSIAIDRAGKTGKILLGACNGAPYGIDLIKQGKMTITNSNPPSIASVQSLQLLLAVIDKKIEPGQFYAAPTQLITSANMDTAIPWDAKPDQVAAWLAQPLPQPSPGPTN; encoded by the coding sequence ATGAAGAAATCCACGATGGCCCTCGCGGCCGTGGCGCTCGGGGCGCTCATCGCCCCCACCTTCGCGCAGGCTGCCGAGAAGACGATCGCCTTCATGCGGGGCGGGCCGGATCCCTATTACCAGTACGGCATGAACGCGGCCCAGGCGGCCGCCGACAAGCTCGGCGTCAAGCTGGTGACCTACACCGCCAACAACGATCCGACACAGGAACTGGCCAATGTGCAGGATGCCATCACCAAGGGTGTCGACGGCATCCTGATCTACGCGGTCTCGCTGTCTTCCGAGAAGGCGGCGATCGCGCAGGCCCAGCGGGCCGGCGTGCCGATCTTCTTCCAGTATGGCTACGACCCCTCGCTGCTCAAGAATGCCGCGGGCTTCATGGAGATCAACCTCTTCAAGTTCGGCGAGCCGGTCGGCGAGGCGCTCGGCAAGCAGGTTCCCGACGGCGAGGTGGCGATCGTGACCGGCAAGCTCGGCCGCGGCGACGCCGAGGCTTTCGCCAACAGCTTCAAGGACGGGTTGAAGGCGGTGGGATCGAAGGCGAGCGTCGTCGCCGAGGTGGCGGCGGATTGGGACCGCCAGAAGGCGCTGGATGCGACGGCCCAGATCCTCACCGCCCATCCCGACGTCAAGGCCATCTACGCCGCCAATGACGACATGGCGGTCGGCGTGTCGATCGCCATCGACCGCGCCGGCAAGACCGGCAAGATCCTGCTCGGCGCCTGCAACGGCGCGCCCTACGGCATCGACCTGATCAAGCAGGGCAAGATGACGATCACCAACAGCAACCCGCCTTCGATCGCCTCGGTCCAGTCGCTCCAGCTGCTTCTGGCCGTCATCGACAAGAAGATCGAACCCGGCCAGTTCTATGCCGCGCCGACCCAGCTGATCACCAGCGCCAACATGGACACGGCGATCCCGTGGGATGCCAAGCCCGACCAGGTCGCCGCATGGCTGGCCCAGCCGCTGCCGCAGCCCTCGCCCGGCCCGACCAATTGA
- a CDS encoding GntR family transcriptional regulator, with amino-acid sequence MSDGPSIQLQGVSLDRRAPLRDQIYQLVRSLIIIGQLRPGQPVNEIEIAEQLGVSRTPVREAVKRISDEGLINVFAQNGTFVTEISRKALEEAYIIRNALEMESVRRAAGQMTTREHEEALEDIIALHETAIMRRRFADAIRLDDQFHRYIAEINGLSMLWRAVDISKAQMDRGRYRALPSPGSGETTILQHRNILAALHAQDPQQAMEAMRLHLDTSLRNTLSLLGDNLD; translated from the coding sequence GTGAGCGATGGGCCGAGCATTCAGCTGCAGGGGGTCAGCCTCGACCGGCGTGCGCCGCTGCGGGACCAGATCTATCAGCTCGTGCGGAGCCTGATCATCATCGGGCAATTGCGCCCCGGCCAGCCCGTCAACGAGATCGAGATCGCCGAACAGCTCGGCGTCTCGCGCACGCCCGTGCGGGAGGCCGTCAAGCGGATCAGCGACGAGGGCCTCATCAACGTCTTCGCGCAGAACGGCACCTTCGTTACCGAGATCAGCCGGAAGGCGCTCGAGGAGGCCTATATCATCCGCAATGCGCTGGAGATGGAGAGCGTCAGGCGGGCGGCCGGCCAGATGACGACGCGGGAGCACGAGGAGGCGCTGGAGGACATCATCGCCCTGCACGAGACCGCCATCATGCGCCGGCGCTTTGCCGACGCCATCCGTCTCGACGACCAGTTCCACCGCTACATCGCCGAGATCAACGGCCTCTCGATGCTCTGGCGTGCCGTCGACATCTCCAAGGCCCAGATGGACCGCGGCCGCTACCGCGCCTTGCCCAGCCCCGGATCGGGCGAGACCACGATCCTGCAGCACAGGAACATCCTCGCCGCCCTGCACGCGCAGGACCCGCAGCAGGCCATGGAGGCCATGCGGCTCCATCTCGACACCTCGCTGCGGAACACGCTCAGCCTGCTCGGCGACAATCTGGACTGA
- a CDS encoding ABC transporter permease, with amino-acid sequence MSQTVLTGLEGRVQKSSPIRALGVGRFTLLLVLLAIIVVTAIGNPRFLSANNLFNILFQVSTLGIVAAGQTVLLVAGGLDLSVGAALSVAGLSTALTVVGTGSTLLGVLAGLAAGTAIGTLNGALVATNRATPFIVTLGTMTFLQGMAIVMCNGSPVNGVDTLFDIFSTGSAFGVPFPIYALLAAVATIYLVLRFTMLGRYAFAIGGNEEAARLSGIPVRRVKIGLYALSGLMVGVAGVILTGILDSGLPSMGNGYELRAIAAVVIGGTPLVGGRGTVIGTLGGVLLLGLVSNSMNLLGVGANYQSAVLGLIITAAVLLQKKR; translated from the coding sequence ATGTCGCAAACCGTCCTGACCGGCCTCGAGGGCCGGGTGCAGAAGAGCTCTCCGATCCGCGCCCTGGGCGTCGGCCGCTTCACGCTCCTGCTCGTGCTCCTCGCCATCATCGTCGTGACGGCCATCGGCAATCCGCGCTTCCTGTCCGCCAACAACCTGTTCAACATCCTCTTCCAGGTCTCGACGCTCGGCATCGTCGCCGCAGGGCAGACCGTGCTGCTGGTCGCCGGGGGGCTGGACCTGTCGGTCGGCGCGGCCCTGTCGGTGGCGGGGCTCTCCACCGCGCTCACCGTCGTGGGGACCGGGTCGACCCTGCTCGGCGTGCTGGCCGGCCTTGCCGCGGGAACGGCGATCGGCACGCTGAACGGGGCGCTGGTCGCCACCAACCGCGCGACGCCCTTCATCGTCACCCTGGGCACCATGACCTTCCTGCAGGGCATGGCGATCGTCATGTGCAACGGCAGCCCCGTCAACGGCGTCGACACGCTCTTCGACATCTTCAGCACGGGGAGCGCGTTCGGCGTGCCGTTCCCGATCTATGCGCTGCTCGCCGCCGTCGCCACGATCTACCTCGTCCTGCGCTTCACCATGCTGGGCCGCTACGCCTTCGCCATCGGCGGCAATGAGGAGGCGGCGCGCCTCTCCGGCATCCCGGTGCGGCGGGTCAAGATCGGCCTCTACGCCCTCAGCGGCCTGATGGTGGGCGTGGCCGGCGTGATCCTGACGGGCATCCTCGATTCCGGCCTGCCCAGCATGGGCAACGGCTATGAACTGCGGGCGATCGCCGCCGTCGTCATCGGCGGCACTCCGCTGGTCGGCGGGCGCGGCACGGTGATCGGCACGCTGGGCGGCGTCCTGCTGCTCGGCCTCGTCAGCAACAGCATGAATCTTCTCGGCGTCGGCGCCAATTACCAGAGCGCCGTGCTGGGACTGATCATAACGGCGGCCGTCCTCCTGCAGAAGAAGCGTTGA